Proteins encoded together in one Impatiens glandulifera chromosome 1, dImpGla2.1, whole genome shotgun sequence window:
- the LOC124918351 gene encoding uncharacterized protein LOC124918351, with amino-acid sequence MKPILFKPLFISLIFSFSLLAFLTLQTSRRRLKPPAAAVSAGGDADLRIRSGYSSYDAYLHHQLNKTLNPKLRTIWKTRDWDRKVRVFSLFFTSLKERNLLSNNSKSLCIGARVGQEVAALKRVGVSDSIGIDLVPYPPLVIQGDFHSQPFDDENFEFEFSNVFDHALYPEKFVSEIERTLKPGGICVLHVSVSKRTDKYSANDLFSLEPLIKLFEKSEMIEERRIDGFGLDREVVFRKMVHSKNGRL; translated from the coding sequence ATGAAACCCATTCTCTTCAAACCTTTATTCATCTCTCtaatcttctctttctctctcctcgCCTTTCTCACTCTACAAACCTCCCGCCGCCGCCTCAAACCTCCCGCCGCCGCCGTCTCCGCCGGCGGTGACGCCGACTTAAGAATCCGATCCGGTTACTCCTCCTACGACGCTTACCTCCATCACCAACTAAACAAAACCCTAAATCCAAAGCTCCGAACCATATGGAAAACCCGAGATTGGGATCGCAAAGTCCGagtcttctctctcttcttcacTAGTCTGAAAGAAAGAAATCTTCTCTCAAACAATTCCAAATCTCTCTGCATAGGTGCTCGGGTCGGTCAAGAAGTTGCCGCTTTAAAACGGGTCGGAGTATCCGATTCAATCGGGATTGATCTAGTACCTTACCCACCTTTGGTTATTCAAGGTGACTTTCATTCTCAACCGTTCGATGATGAgaattttgagtttgagttctCGAACGTGTTTGATCACGCGCTTTATCCTGAGAAATTTGTTTCGGAGATCGAACGGACGTTAAAGCCTGGAGGGATTTGTGTTTTACACGTGTCGGTATCTAAACGGACTGATAAGTATTCGGCGAATGATTTGTTTAGTTTGGAACCGTTGATTAAGTTGTTTGAGAAATCTGAGATGATTGAAGAAAGAAGAATTGATGGGTTTGGATTGGATAGGGAAGTTGTTTTTAGGAAGATGGTACATTCTAAGAATGGACGGCTGTGA